The Caulifigura coniformis genome includes a region encoding these proteins:
- a CDS encoding DUF2158 domain-containing protein — MFNIGSIVTFKGIENSPQMVVTLFNTRDRVVDCIWFNTAGELQRAQFPAQFLRQLAEGTDSAAEMPAVR, encoded by the coding sequence ATGTTCAACATCGGATCGATCGTCACATTCAAGGGGATCGAGAACAGCCCGCAGATGGTCGTCACCCTCTTCAATACGCGTGACCGAGTAGTCGACTGCATCTGGTTCAATACGGCCGGCGAACTTCAACGGGCCCAGTTCCCGGCTCAGTTTCTCAGGCAGCTAGCTGAGGGCACAGACTCTGCCGCTGAGATGCCGGCTGTTCGGTAG
- a CDS encoding transposase, producing the protein MLKSVLLKGKVVVADAMFYQRDVCQQILNSGGDYLVTLKDNQPAVKRDVEIAFAEPRGFSPLRPEAAA; encoded by the coding sequence GTGCTCAAGTCCGTGCTGCTGAAGGGGAAAGTCGTGGTGGCCGACGCCATGTTCTACCAGCGGGACGTCTGTCAGCAGATCCTCAATTCCGGCGGCGACTATCTGGTGACGCTCAAGGACAACCAGCCGGCGGTGAAACGGGACGTCGAGATCGCCTTCGCCGAGCCGCGAGGCTTTTCCCCCCTACGCCCGGAAGCGGCTGCATGA
- a CDS encoding transposase, whose product MDSAQDVADWVKKQSAVTDRIGPRFQRPEVRSRTARSLKGLLASVGRKNGCPLAEFAGDETPGNLQHFIARATWSADAIRDDLSASLVEHLGEPDGVLIVNDSGFLKKGQAPRRGTDEFRSGRAD is encoded by the coding sequence ATGGATTCCGCACAGGATGTCGCCGACTGGGTCAAGAAACAGTCCGCTGTGACGGACCGGATCGGCCCACGATTCCAACGCCCGGAAGTTCGATCGCGAACGGCCCGCTCTCTCAAGGGCCTCCTGGCCTCCGTCGGGCGCAAGAACGGCTGTCCGCTCGCCGAATTCGCTGGCGACGAGACGCCCGGGAATCTCCAGCACTTCATCGCCCGCGCCACCTGGAGCGCCGATGCCATCCGTGACGACCTTTCGGCCTCTCTAGTCGAGCATCTTGGAGAACCGGACGGCGTTCTGATTGTCAACGACAGCGGATTCCTCAAAAAGGGGCAAGCGCCCCGGCGTGGCACGGATGAATTTCGGAGCGGCCGGGCGGATTGA
- a CDS encoding DUF2997 domain-containing protein, which produces MKSIELIISPNGQIRLETLGFTGTDCLPAAEFLRKGLGHIVGETRTQAFYAASTDAGLPLPSTPPRS; this is translated from the coding sequence ATGAAGTCCATCGAGCTGATCATCAGTCCCAATGGCCAGATCCGCCTCGAGACGCTCGGATTCACGGGCACCGACTGTCTCCCGGCTGCCGAGTTCCTCAGAAAAGGCCTGGGGCACATCGTCGGAGAGACACGGACTCAGGCCTTCTACGCGGCAAGTACCGATGCCGGCCTCCCGCTCCCCAGCACACCACCTCGCTCCTGA
- a CDS encoding DUF1257 domain-containing protein, translated as MSHTITIKTQVRDPVAIRSACQRLNLPEPVVGRSQLFSTEATGWLVRLPAWHYPVVCDIATGQVQYDHFEGRWGDPAHLDRFLQAYAVEKATLEARRQGYSVAEHSLSDGSIKITVGVHT; from the coding sequence TTGTCTCACACCATCACGATCAAGACTCAGGTTCGCGATCCCGTCGCGATCCGCTCTGCCTGCCAGCGTTTGAATCTGCCGGAGCCTGTCGTGGGCAGATCCCAGCTCTTTTCCACCGAGGCCACTGGCTGGCTCGTCCGGCTCCCTGCGTGGCACTACCCGGTCGTCTGTGACATCGCCACAGGACAAGTGCAGTACGACCATTTTGAAGGCCGCTGGGGAGACCCGGCACATCTCGACCGGTTTCTCCAGGCCTATGCAGTCGAGAAGGCCACGCTTGAAGCCAGACGCCAGGGCTACTCGGTTGCGGAGCACTCACTCAGCGACGGTTCGATCAAGATCACAGTGGGAGTCCACACCTGA
- a CDS encoding GDP-L-fucose synthase family protein: MLEKGSRILVTGHRGLVGSAVVRRLKGSGFESVLNADRNAVDLRDSRGVDQWFDDNRPEFVFHVAGRVGGIWANSTQPADFLYDNLMMHATVLRAAWRTGVTKLLYLGSSCIYPRDCPQPIKEESLLTGPLEKTNDAYAIAKISGLMSCEAYRRQHGCNFISAMPTNLYGQNDNFHPEQSHVLPGLMRRFDEARKSGAESVTIWGSGSPRREFLHVDDLADACVFLMEHYNEPGTINVGTGVDVTIRELAETIRDVVYPEVKLTFDTSKPDGTPRKLLDVSRLEALGWRYRTSLKEGVRSTYDWYRSNQASLRAH; the protein is encoded by the coding sequence ATGCTTGAAAAGGGCAGCCGGATTCTGGTGACGGGCCACCGCGGGCTCGTCGGTTCCGCCGTGGTGCGCCGGTTGAAGGGGAGCGGATTTGAATCCGTACTGAACGCGGACCGGAATGCCGTGGATCTCCGCGATTCACGGGGCGTGGACCAGTGGTTCGACGACAACCGGCCGGAGTTCGTGTTTCATGTCGCCGGGCGGGTCGGGGGGATCTGGGCGAATTCGACGCAGCCGGCAGATTTCCTGTACGACAACCTGATGATGCACGCGACCGTGCTCCGTGCGGCCTGGCGGACAGGCGTGACGAAACTCCTGTACCTCGGAAGCTCGTGCATTTATCCGCGGGACTGCCCTCAGCCGATCAAGGAAGAGTCGCTGCTGACCGGTCCGCTGGAGAAGACCAACGACGCCTACGCCATCGCCAAGATCTCCGGGCTGATGAGCTGCGAGGCGTACCGCCGGCAGCATGGCTGCAACTTCATTTCAGCGATGCCGACGAACCTGTACGGGCAGAACGACAATTTTCACCCGGAACAGTCGCATGTGCTTCCCGGGTTGATGCGACGTTTTGATGAGGCACGGAAGTCCGGCGCAGAGAGCGTCACGATCTGGGGGTCGGGTTCGCCGCGGCGGGAGTTCCTGCATGTAGACGACCTGGCCGATGCCTGCGTTTTCCTGATGGAGCACTACAATGAGCCCGGCACGATCAATGTCGGAACGGGAGTCGACGTCACGATCCGCGAACTCGCGGAAACCATCCGTGACGTGGTTTATCCCGAAGTGAAGCTGACGTTTGATACGTCGAAGCCTGATGGAACACCGCGGAAACTGCTGGATGTTTCCCGCCTGGAAGCCCTCGGCTGGCGGTATCGGACTTCCCTGAAAGAGGGGGTCCGATCCACTTACGACTGGTATCGATCGAACCAGGCATCGCTTCGCGCCCATTGA